The following are encoded in a window of Cryobacterium sp. CG_9.6 genomic DNA:
- a CDS encoding DUF2309 domain-containing protein, with protein sequence MNLEIRAAVARATRSVIPLWPLSSFIAVNPLGAQESEDFDQAATTRPRTAFLADYRSARITDRDLLVAARQRMPELAGAGSVCLGEREWTAAELVTTELVHADHHGTPPTPTGQPDLVDDLVSIWIAAYLDPHPLWPMPQRERGPWAAWTALVRYDPRLPAVARRRLRDLPGTPDAGLARALALLGVPAGDTETILRRETQRLPGWAAHIKWRSDRVGDIDVTSYLAIRLTLRWALDLPVLSSMATPQPESATVWDRAQALTAVLTDAPASGETLAQVARILGLHSPQAHAFTWQAAYEEHYRRQLLLSLDNTNTNTNTVKPSAQVVMCIDVRSEGIRRHLEADPTIETYGFAGFFGIPIRFAHYEARGSIDALPALLSARHSVTETTTDLPRSRRRTRALRLRDAFAAGVHASESVPAAPFALAETLGWFHGAGTLLRTLWPSAAHAVTRLHHRSTPALATRVTVADAFPLDERVALAETGLRMMGLDAFAPLIVLAAHGSTSSNNMYQSALDCGACGGNPGAANARAAAANFNDPEVRRLLADRGFSIPDTSYFVAAEHNTMSDRIDIVDQHLIPDSHTTAVQNFRGGQSVAADLLVSERAAQLPGARRHSLTRVRQRAHDWAEVYPELGLAGNSAMIIGPRDMTRGVDLQRRVFLHSYRPECDPDGSALETIMTAPLVVAQWINHQYYFSAVDQDRWGAGTKTVHNAIGTMGVLSGQTGDLQAGLPLQSIAVGDRALHEPLRLSVLIQAPLDRIGTIISRNQVLRHLFDNNWITLTARNDQTSAWFRYSAYGWTSASHLDTTP encoded by the coding sequence ATGAACCTCGAGATTCGAGCCGCTGTCGCCCGCGCCACTCGGAGCGTCATCCCGCTCTGGCCACTGTCCTCCTTCATTGCCGTCAATCCCCTGGGCGCACAGGAATCGGAAGATTTCGACCAGGCCGCGACCACTCGACCCCGCACCGCGTTCCTCGCGGACTACCGGTCTGCACGCATCACCGACCGCGACCTCCTGGTGGCGGCCAGACAGCGGATGCCCGAATTAGCCGGCGCCGGAAGTGTGTGCCTCGGCGAACGGGAGTGGACCGCCGCCGAGCTCGTGACAACGGAACTCGTGCACGCCGACCATCACGGGACACCGCCGACTCCCACCGGGCAGCCTGACCTCGTGGACGACCTCGTGTCGATCTGGATTGCCGCGTATCTCGACCCGCACCCACTCTGGCCGATGCCCCAGCGCGAGCGGGGCCCATGGGCGGCGTGGACGGCACTGGTTCGCTACGACCCGCGCCTGCCGGCAGTCGCCCGCCGACGGCTACGCGATCTGCCGGGCACTCCCGATGCGGGGCTCGCCCGCGCCCTCGCCCTCCTCGGTGTACCGGCAGGTGACACGGAGACGATTCTTCGGCGCGAGACGCAGCGGCTCCCGGGCTGGGCAGCGCACATCAAGTGGCGCAGCGATCGTGTCGGAGACATCGACGTGACCTCATATCTGGCCATCCGCCTCACCCTGCGGTGGGCACTCGACCTGCCCGTCCTTTCGTCGATGGCGACTCCGCAGCCCGAATCAGCGACTGTCTGGGATCGGGCCCAGGCGCTGACTGCAGTACTGACGGATGCCCCCGCGTCGGGCGAAACGCTGGCGCAGGTAGCCCGAATTCTGGGCTTGCATTCTCCGCAGGCGCACGCCTTCACGTGGCAAGCCGCCTACGAAGAGCACTATCGGCGGCAGCTGCTGCTTTCCCTCGACAACACCAACACCAACACCAACACCGTGAAGCCGAGTGCGCAGGTGGTGATGTGCATCGACGTGCGCTCCGAGGGCATCCGCCGCCATCTGGAAGCTGATCCCACCATCGAGACCTACGGTTTCGCGGGGTTCTTCGGCATCCCGATTCGCTTTGCGCACTACGAGGCGCGGGGCAGCATTGACGCCCTTCCCGCCCTGCTTTCCGCGCGCCACTCGGTGACCGAGACCACGACCGACCTGCCTCGTTCTCGCCGTCGCACGCGGGCACTTCGCCTGCGAGACGCGTTCGCCGCCGGTGTGCACGCCAGTGAATCCGTGCCGGCGGCACCGTTCGCCCTTGCCGAAACGCTCGGCTGGTTTCACGGGGCCGGCACTCTGCTGCGCACCCTCTGGCCCAGCGCCGCTCACGCCGTGACGCGCCTCCACCACCGCTCGACGCCCGCACTGGCAACACGCGTGACCGTAGCGGATGCCTTCCCTCTCGACGAGCGGGTGGCGCTGGCCGAAACCGGCCTGCGCATGATGGGCCTCGACGCCTTCGCCCCGCTCATTGTGCTGGCCGCGCACGGCTCCACCAGCAGCAACAACATGTACCAGTCGGCGCTGGACTGCGGTGCGTGCGGCGGAAACCCGGGAGCCGCCAACGCCCGAGCCGCGGCCGCGAACTTCAACGACCCCGAGGTGCGTCGCCTGCTCGCTGACCGGGGGTTTTCGATTCCGGACACGAGTTACTTTGTGGCCGCAGAACACAACACCATGTCCGACCGCATCGACATCGTGGACCAGCACCTGATCCCCGACAGCCACACGACGGCGGTGCAGAACTTCCGAGGCGGCCAAAGCGTGGCTGCCGATCTGCTCGTTTCCGAGCGGGCAGCCCAGCTACCGGGCGCACGACGACACTCCCTCACCCGCGTGCGCCAGCGCGCACACGACTGGGCGGAGGTGTATCCGGAGCTGGGCCTCGCCGGAAATTCGGCGATGATCATTGGTCCGCGCGACATGACGCGGGGGGTCGACCTCCAACGTCGCGTCTTCCTGCACTCCTACCGCCCGGAATGCGACCCGGACGGTTCCGCGCTGGAAACGATCATGACGGCTCCGCTGGTGGTCGCCCAGTGGATCAACCACCAGTACTACTTCTCCGCGGTGGACCAGGACCGCTGGGGAGCCGGCACGAAGACCGTGCACAACGCGATTGGAACAATGGGCGTGCTGTCGGGCCAGACGGGCGACCTGCAGGCCGGCCTGCCCCTGCAGTCGATCGCCGTTGGGGACCGCGCTCTGCACGAACCACTGCGGCTCAGCGTGCTCATTCAGGCACCCCTCGACCGAATCGGCACGATCATCTCCCGCAACCAGGTTCTTCGGCACCTGTTCGACAACAACTGGATCACCCTTACCGCTCGCAACGACCAGACCAGCGCGTGGTTCCGGTACAGCGCCTACGGGTGGACCTCTGCTTCGCACCTCGACACCACCCCATAA
- a CDS encoding transcriptional regulator — protein MDSLTKMIRIEIVIPGREAASVRDLITSAGATGYTSVSGVSGLGHHGPHSGALLFNDYDTLTMLITVLPPEKALALINALRQLLEGGPGVMFVADTYVSRPEYFA, from the coding sequence ATGGACAGCCTCACCAAAATGATTCGCATCGAGATTGTGATCCCGGGCCGGGAAGCCGCATCGGTGCGAGATCTCATCACGTCCGCCGGCGCCACCGGCTACACGTCCGTCTCCGGGGTATCGGGGCTCGGGCATCACGGACCTCATTCGGGCGCTCTGCTCTTCAACGATTACGACACGCTCACCATGCTCATCACGGTCTTGCCACCGGAGAAGGCACTGGCACTGATCAACGCTCTGCGCCAGCTCCTCGAGGGTGGCCCGGGAGTCATGTTCGTGGCCGACACCTACGTAAGCCGGCCCGAGTACTTTGCCTAG
- a CDS encoding DEAD/DEAH box helicase produces the protein MPQSKNNYDPKYAGKTGPNRGGSNNQGSKSPSHRGFKADEGAPKKQRWNADERASRAAERPASDRGSYGDRPSYGARSDRPATGQRTERPAYNNDRNNERPARGGDRPSYNDRAPRGDRPSYGNDRPSYNNDRPARTERPSYGDRAPRTDRPAYNNDRPSYNDRNSDRPARPSYADRAPRTDRPAYNNDRPARTERPSYGDRAPRTDRPAYNNDRPSYNSDRPARTERPSYGDRAPRTDRPAYNNDRPARTERPSYGDRAERTERPSYGDRAPRTDRPAYNNDRPARTERPSYGDRAERAPRNFDRNDRPARGDSGDSTFYPKRSENGVKPSFAGGDDVVLERLEAIATTASDVVGVTFGDLGLGENIVRELATLGAPSPFPIQAATIPDVLAGRDVLGRGKTGSGKTIAFAAPMVEKLMENNGAKDRKHARKPRALILAPTRELALQIDRTVQPIARSVGLFTTQIYGGVPQYRQVSALQRGVDIIVGTAGRIEDLMEQGRLDLSEVVITVLDEADYMCDLGFLEPVQRILRATKAGGQKLLFSATLDKGVASLVKEFLTNPAVHEVAGEDQASSTIDHQVLVIEHRDKSRIIEELVNREGKTLIFSRTRAYAEQLAEQLEDAGVKATSLHGDLNQARRTRNLQMLTSGRVNVLVATDVAARGIHVDDIDLVIQADAPDEYKTYLHRAGRTGRAGKTGTVVTLIPKQRKRRMDELLDRAEIDASYTSAAPGDQAVRALASI, from the coding sequence ATGCCCCAGAGCAAGAACAATTACGATCCGAAGTACGCCGGCAAGACCGGCCCCAACCGTGGCGGATCAAACAACCAGGGCAGCAAGAGCCCCAGCCACCGCGGCTTCAAGGCTGACGAGGGTGCCCCCAAGAAGCAGCGTTGGAACGCCGACGAGCGCGCCTCCCGTGCAGCCGAGCGTCCCGCGAGCGATCGCGGCAGCTACGGCGACCGTCCCTCCTATGGCGCACGCTCCGACCGCCCGGCCACCGGCCAGCGCACCGAGCGTCCTGCCTACAACAACGACCGCAACAACGAGCGTCCCGCTCGCGGTGGAGACCGCCCGTCGTACAACGACCGCGCTCCCCGTGGCGACCGTCCCTCGTACGGTAACGACCGTCCCTCTTACAACAACGACCGTCCGGCTCGCACCGAGCGTCCCTCGTACGGCGACCGTGCCCCGCGCACCGACCGTCCCGCGTACAACAACGACCGTCCGTCGTACAACGACCGCAACAGCGACCGTCCCGCACGTCCCTCGTACGCCGACCGCGCTCCCCGCACGGACCGTCCGGCCTACAACAACGACCGTCCGGCCCGCACGGAGCGTCCGTCCTACGGTGACCGCGCCCCGCGCACGGATCGTCCGGCCTACAACAACGATCGTCCCTCCTACAACAGCGACCGTCCGGCTCGCACGGAGCGTCCGTCCTACGGCGACCGCGCTCCGCGCACGGATCGTCCGGCCTACAACAACGACCGCCCGGCTCGCACCGAGCGTCCGTCGTATGGTGACCGTGCCGAGCGCACCGAGCGTCCCTCCTACGGTGACCGCGCTCCGCGCACGGATCGTCCGGCCTACAACAACGACCGCCCGGCTCGCACCGAGCGTCCGTCCTACGGTGACCGCGCCGAGCGCGCTCCCCGCAACTTCGACCGCAACGACCGCCCGGCACGTGGCGACTCCGGCGACAGCACGTTCTACCCGAAGCGCTCCGAGAACGGCGTCAAGCCGTCCTTCGCCGGTGGCGACGATGTGGTTCTTGAGCGTCTCGAAGCCATCGCAACGACGGCGTCTGACGTTGTCGGCGTAACGTTTGGCGACCTGGGCCTCGGCGAGAACATCGTTCGCGAACTCGCGACCCTGGGCGCTCCGTCCCCGTTCCCGATCCAGGCTGCAACCATCCCCGACGTTCTCGCCGGGCGCGACGTTCTCGGCCGTGGCAAGACCGGCTCGGGCAAGACCATCGCCTTCGCCGCTCCCATGGTGGAGAAGCTCATGGAGAACAACGGCGCCAAGGACCGCAAGCACGCTCGCAAGCCGCGCGCGCTCATCCTGGCCCCCACCCGCGAGCTCGCGCTGCAGATTGACCGCACCGTGCAGCCGATCGCGCGCAGCGTTGGACTCTTCACCACGCAGATCTATGGAGGCGTTCCCCAGTACCGTCAGGTCAGCGCCCTCCAGCGCGGCGTGGACATCATTGTGGGCACCGCCGGTCGCATCGAGGACCTCATGGAGCAGGGTCGTCTCGACCTCTCCGAGGTTGTCATCACGGTCCTCGACGAGGCCGACTACATGTGCGACCTCGGGTTCCTTGAGCCCGTTCAGCGCATCCTCCGCGCCACCAAGGCCGGCGGCCAGAAGCTGCTCTTCTCCGCAACCCTCGACAAGGGTGTTGCCTCGCTGGTCAAGGAATTCCTGACCAACCCGGCCGTGCACGAGGTCGCTGGTGAAGACCAGGCCTCCTCCACGATCGACCACCAGGTTCTCGTCATCGAGCACCGCGACAAGAGCCGTATCATCGAAGAGCTCGTCAACCGCGAGGGCAAGACGCTCATCTTCAGCCGCACCCGTGCATACGCCGAGCAGCTCGCCGAGCAGCTCGAAGATGCCGGAGTGAAGGCCACCAGCCTGCACGGTGACCTCAACCAGGCTCGTCGTACCCGCAACCTCCAGATGCTCACCAGCGGACGTGTCAACGTTCTGGTGGCCACGGACGTCGCGGCTCGCGGAATCCACGTTGACGATATCGACCTGGTCATTCAGGCCGACGCTCCCGACGAGTACAAGACCTACCTGCACCGCGCTGGCCGTACGGGCCGTGCGGGCAAGACCGGTACCGTAGTGACGCTCATCCCCAAGCAGCGCAAGCGCCGCATGGACGAGCTGCTCGACCGCGCCGAGATTGACGCCAGCTACACGTCTGCCGCTCCCGGCGACCAGGCTGTGCGCGCGCTCGCGAGTATCTAG
- a CDS encoding GNAT family N-acetyltransferase, with protein MPVTISIEPPRQSDVRALLRLSSEFTLALYPEENNYLLSLEQLELPGVRVYVARADTGDAIGIAAVVPLDTDTVELKSMFVRPSARGLGLARQLLNRIETDAAGRGIRQLRLETGSRHDAALSFYARVGYERTPAFGPYVGDEFSVCFAKNL; from the coding sequence ATGCCCGTCACCATCTCCATCGAACCGCCTCGCCAGAGCGATGTGAGAGCGCTGCTGCGACTCAGCTCCGAGTTCACGCTCGCCCTCTATCCGGAAGAAAACAACTATCTACTGAGTCTCGAGCAGCTCGAACTTCCGGGTGTTCGGGTGTACGTCGCCCGCGCTGACACCGGCGACGCGATCGGCATTGCCGCGGTCGTGCCCCTTGACACTGACACGGTGGAGCTCAAGAGCATGTTCGTGCGCCCGTCCGCGCGTGGTCTAGGTCTGGCCCGCCAGCTGCTCAACCGCATCGAAACGGATGCCGCTGGCCGCGGCATCCGCCAACTGCGGCTGGAGACAGGGTCGCGACACGACGCCGCGCTGTCGTTCTATGCCCGTGTGGGTTACGAGCGCACGCCGGCATTTGGACCCTACGTGGGCGACGAGTTCAGCGTCTGCTTCGCAAAAAACCTGTAG
- a CDS encoding IclR family transcriptional regulator, translating into MDARNAGATASTSATARLRSAAPPKVPAADSTLRILSHLAAQRGPVAASAIATALDLPRSTVYQLLAVLAERGFVLHLPEERRYGLGVAAFELSSGFSRQQPLSHLGRPLIAQLVDRLGESAHLVVLHGRDVIYLVEERAPRRPSLVSDVGVRLPSHLTASGRAMLAALPAPQLRALFPNAAAFSTRHGQGPRTSGELRRLLEQVRTRGFAEEDGEITPGIASVAVVVRDHAGWPAAAIAVTFARLDVAADAWPALAAQLAGTAAELSRRIRGRAV; encoded by the coding sequence ATGGACGCGCGCAACGCCGGGGCGACGGCTTCGACCAGTGCCACCGCACGCCTCCGCTCGGCCGCACCGCCGAAGGTTCCGGCGGCCGACAGCACCCTGCGCATCCTCTCGCACCTCGCCGCCCAGCGCGGGCCGGTTGCGGCCAGCGCCATTGCCACGGCGCTGGATCTGCCGCGCTCCACGGTGTACCAGCTGCTCGCCGTGCTGGCCGAGCGCGGTTTCGTGCTGCATCTGCCCGAGGAACGGCGCTACGGACTCGGGGTGGCCGCGTTCGAGCTCAGCAGTGGTTTCTCCCGGCAACAACCCTTGTCGCACCTGGGCCGGCCGCTGATTGCTCAGCTGGTGGACCGCCTCGGCGAGAGCGCTCACCTCGTGGTTTTGCACGGACGCGACGTGATCTACCTCGTGGAGGAGCGCGCGCCGCGCCGCCCGTCACTCGTGTCCGACGTGGGGGTGCGGCTGCCGAGTCACCTCACCGCCAGCGGTCGAGCCATGCTCGCGGCGCTCCCGGCTCCGCAGCTGCGGGCACTATTTCCAAACGCCGCGGCCTTCTCCACCCGGCACGGGCAGGGTCCGCGCACGTCGGGGGAGCTGCGCCGGCTTCTGGAGCAGGTGCGAACGCGGGGTTTCGCCGAGGAGGACGGTGAGATTACGCCGGGCATCGCATCCGTTGCCGTGGTGGTGCGAGACCACGCGGGCTGGCCTGCGGCCGCGATTGCGGTGACCTTTGCGCGCCTCGATGTGGCAGCGGATGCCTGGCCCGCGCTCGCCGCGCAGCTCGCCGGCACCGCGGCCGAACTGTCCCGGCGCATCCGCGGCCGCGCTGTCTGA
- the hutH gene encoding histidine ammonia-lyase yields MNQPHASAALLSSAPAASVRIGVGAVSFADVVAVARHNARIDLDPRALEGVAATRLIIDNLASDANPHYGISTGFGALATTFITADRRAQLQASLVRSHAAGSGPEVEREVVRALMLLRLSTLMTGRTGVRPETIAVYAALLNAGITPVVREYGSLGCSGDLAPLAHCALVVMGEGDVRDAAGTPMSAARALTAAGITPVVLAEKEGLALINGTDGMLGMLVLALDDLAMLMQTADIAAAMSIEALLGTDATFAADLHALRPQLGQAVSATNLRRLLAGSPLLASHAGPEDPTVQDAYSLRCAPQVHGAARDTADHAARIAERELASAVDNPVVTLDGRIESNGNFHGAPVAYVLDFLAIAAADVASMSERRTDRHLDASRNKGLPPFLAHEVGVDSGLMIAQYTAAGIVSELKRLAAPASVDSIPSSAMQEDHVSMGWHAARKLRRSLDGLGRVLAIEIMTAARSIDLRAPVSPGAATDAVRRVVRTVAAGPGHDRFLSPEIEGVVGLVQSGAVRDAAAHITGTLG; encoded by the coding sequence ATGAACCAGCCCCACGCCTCCGCTGCCCTGCTATCGTCCGCGCCCGCGGCATCCGTTCGCATCGGCGTCGGCGCGGTGTCGTTCGCCGACGTCGTGGCCGTGGCCCGGCACAACGCGCGGATCGATCTTGACCCGCGCGCGCTCGAGGGTGTGGCCGCCACTCGGCTGATCATCGACAATCTGGCGAGCGACGCGAATCCGCATTACGGCATCTCCACCGGCTTCGGCGCCCTCGCCACCACGTTCATCACCGCCGATCGCCGGGCACAGCTGCAGGCGAGCCTCGTGCGCTCGCACGCCGCCGGCAGCGGACCCGAGGTGGAGCGTGAGGTAGTGCGCGCCCTCATGCTGCTCCGCCTCTCCACCCTCATGACCGGGCGCACCGGCGTGAGGCCCGAAACCATCGCCGTGTACGCGGCCCTCCTCAATGCCGGCATCACCCCCGTGGTGCGGGAGTACGGCTCGCTCGGCTGTTCCGGGGACCTCGCTCCCCTCGCCCACTGCGCCCTCGTGGTGATGGGTGAGGGTGATGTGCGCGATGCCGCCGGCACCCCCATGAGCGCCGCCCGCGCCCTCACCGCAGCCGGCATCACCCCCGTGGTGTTGGCCGAAAAGGAGGGACTCGCCCTCATCAACGGCACCGACGGCATGCTGGGCATGCTCGTGCTCGCCCTCGACGACCTCGCCATGCTGATGCAGACCGCCGACATTGCCGCGGCCATGAGCATCGAGGCGCTTCTCGGAACGGATGCGACCTTCGCCGCCGACCTGCACGCCCTGCGGCCCCAGCTCGGTCAGGCCGTGAGCGCCACGAACCTGCGGCGTCTGCTCGCCGGGTCGCCGCTACTCGCCAGCCACGCCGGCCCCGAGGATCCCACGGTGCAGGACGCCTACTCCCTGCGCTGCGCACCCCAGGTGCACGGGGCCGCCCGTGATACCGCCGACCACGCGGCTCGAATTGCCGAGCGTGAGCTGGCGAGCGCCGTGGATAACCCGGTGGTCACCCTCGATGGCCGCATCGAGTCCAACGGAAACTTCCATGGCGCCCCCGTGGCCTACGTGCTCGATTTTTTGGCGATCGCCGCCGCCGATGTGGCGAGCATGAGCGAGCGCCGCACCGACCGGCACCTCGACGCCAGCCGTAACAAGGGCCTCCCGCCGTTTCTCGCACACGAGGTGGGCGTTGACTCCGGCCTGATGATTGCGCAGTACACCGCCGCCGGGATCGTCTCCGAGCTCAAGCGTCTCGCCGCGCCCGCATCGGTTGATTCCATCCCCTCCTCGGCCATGCAGGAGGACCACGTGTCGATGGGCTGGCACGCCGCCCGCAAACTGCGCCGCTCCCTCGACGGCCTCGGCCGCGTGCTCGCGATCGAGATCATGACCGCCGCCCGTTCGATCGACCTGCGAGCCCCGGTTTCGCCGGGGGCCGCAACGGATGCCGTACGCCGAGTCGTGCGCACCGTGGCCGCCGGTCCCGGCCACGATCGCTTTCTATCGCCCGAGATCGAGGGTGTCGTAGGCCTCGTGCAGAGCGGCGCGGTGCGCGATGCCGCCGCGCACATCACCGGCACTCTAGGCTAA
- a CDS encoding NUDIX domain-containing protein, giving the protein MTTPDFVLELREHIGHAPLWLTGITAVVLRGDEVLLVRRADTLEWSPVTGIIDPGEEPADAAVREVREEADVVVKAVRLVWAHVLEPITYDNGDAAQYLDLVFACNWLNGDPAPADGENLEAAWWPLAELPPLSESCERRIRLAAESFGPALFTQLLPVALPEVV; this is encoded by the coding sequence ATGACTACTCCCGACTTCGTGCTCGAGCTGCGCGAGCATATTGGCCACGCACCCCTCTGGTTGACCGGCATCACGGCCGTTGTTCTCCGCGGTGATGAGGTGCTGCTGGTGCGTCGCGCCGACACTCTGGAGTGGTCGCCCGTCACAGGAATCATCGATCCCGGTGAGGAACCCGCCGACGCCGCGGTGCGTGAGGTGCGGGAAGAGGCCGACGTGGTGGTCAAGGCGGTACGCCTGGTCTGGGCGCACGTGCTGGAGCCGATCACCTACGACAACGGTGATGCGGCCCAGTATCTTGATCTTGTTTTCGCCTGCAACTGGCTGAACGGTGACCCGGCTCCGGCCGATGGGGAGAACCTCGAGGCAGCCTGGTGGCCACTGGCCGAACTTCCGCCGCTGAGCGAGAGCTGCGAGCGACGCATCCGTTTGGCCGCTGAATCGTTTGGTCCGGCGCTCTTCACTCAGCTCCTGCCCGTGGCTCTGCCCGAGGTCGTCTGA